A stretch of Clostridium sp. BJN0001 DNA encodes these proteins:
- a CDS encoding chemotaxis protein CheC: MSKKELLYDILKELFNISVGKAADMLSEITKRKIILNVPNIDIFNTKDEEIKINDHLLKRLNGTLMISSISFEEKLTGKANLIFPIAKMRNFLNICLSEEEQFSQNDEFTDIDFDIIKEIGNIILNCIIGEIGNYLDIDLTYTLPEVKVFDNINFSNDIENNKYILLLYITFIIDDTEIEGAVIIDLTLNSLKELLKRIDKIEDGLYE, from the coding sequence ATGAGTAAAAAAGAGTTATTATACGACATACTTAAGGAATTATTTAACATAAGCGTTGGTAAGGCTGCAGATATGCTCTCAGAAATAACAAAGAGAAAAATTATATTAAATGTACCTAATATAGATATTTTTAATACTAAAGATGAAGAAATTAAAATAAATGATCATCTTCTAAAGAGATTAAATGGAACATTAATGATATCATCTATTTCTTTTGAAGAAAAATTAACAGGAAAAGCTAACCTAATTTTTCCGATTGCAAAAATGAGAAATTTTTTAAACATTTGTTTGAGTGAAGAAGAACAATTTTCTCAAAATGATGAGTTTACAGATATTGATTTTGATATTATTAAAGAGATTGGCAATATAATTTTAAATTGCATTATTGGAGAAATTGGAAATTATTTAGACATTGATTTAACATATACTTTACCAGAAGTAAAAGTATTTGATAATATAAATTTTAGCAATGATATTGAAAATAATAAATATATTTTATTACTTTATATAACTTTTATAATTGATGATACAGAAATTGAAGGGGCAGTCATAATTGATTTGACATTAAATTCATTAAAAGAGTTATTAAAAAGAATAGATAAGATAGAGGATGGACTTTATGAATAG
- a CDS encoding AAA family ATPase has translation MKKIKKFLKNKKREIVYLDKDFKIEEDSETYFKENNFYDLTQLIIVNGGRIEFYAGILIKLFNICIALDIGFNINFVVDKRYSNDLLDNLYYYIDNIENLEAYIGLRENNVSNVVDIDKCKFEEMKKFISENLFGNKKFQERLFEELQKYRLFNKIGEQKIFSVFICGDSGIGKTETARILHKFLSPNEKIIKINFGNYGDKNALSSLIGSPRGYEGSNKGELSDKINKSKSKVILIDEFEKADSQIYNFFLELLEDGKFTDSLGREFNLDKYIIIFTSNIKKEEISKKISPELKSRFNLMYKFSLISNQDKSNYVNCRIDDLFDKFKKKLNFNFNNEQIERIKDINVSQYTNIRKINQEIMRRISNEYLKGEVQ, from the coding sequence ATGAAGAAAATTAAGAAGTTTTTAAAAAATAAGAAAAGGGAAATAGTATATTTAGATAAAGACTTCAAGATAGAAGAGGATAGTGAAACCTACTTTAAAGAAAATAATTTTTATGATTTAACGCAATTAATTATTGTTAATGGTGGAAGAATAGAATTTTATGCAGGTATATTGATTAAATTATTCAATATATGTATTGCATTAGATATTGGTTTTAATATTAATTTTGTAGTTGATAAACGATATTCGAATGATTTATTAGATAATCTATATTATTATATAGACAATATTGAAAATTTAGAAGCTTATATAGGTTTGAGAGAAAATAATGTATCTAATGTAGTTGATATAGATAAATGTAAATTTGAAGAGATGAAAAAATTCATAAGTGAAAATCTTTTTGGTAATAAGAAATTTCAAGAACGATTGTTTGAAGAATTACAGAAGTATAGATTATTCAATAAAATTGGTGAACAGAAAATTTTTTCTGTATTTATTTGTGGTGACTCAGGAATTGGCAAGACAGAAACTGCACGAATACTTCATAAATTCTTAAGCCCAAACGAAAAAATTATAAAAATAAATTTTGGTAATTATGGTGATAAGAATGCTCTGAGCAGTTTAATAGGTAGTCCAAGAGGATATGAAGGAAGTAATAAAGGGGAATTATCAGATAAAATAAATAAAAGTAAATCAAAAGTAATTTTAATTGATGAATTTGAAAAAGCAGATTCTCAGATTTATAATTTTTTCTTGGAATTATTAGAAGATGGAAAATTTACAGATTCACTAGGACGAGAATTTAATTTAGATAAATATATAATTATATTTACATCTAATATCAAAAAAGAGGAAATATCCAAAAAGATATCACCAGAGTTAAAATCAAGATTTAATTTGATGTACAAGTTTTCATTAATATCTAATCAAGATAAAAGTAATTATGTTAATTGTAGGATAGATGATTTATTTGATAAATTTAAAAAAAAATTAAATTTTAATTTTAATAACGAACAAATTGAAAGAATAAAAGATATAAACGTTTCTCAATATACAAATATAAGAAAGATAAATCAAGAAATAATGAGAAGAATATCTAATGAATATTTAAAAGGGGAGGTGCAGTAA
- a CDS encoding type I restriction endonuclease: MNEEELKEKAFEEAIEQYLITEGGYIKGNPKNFNRELALDTSTLIEFIKKTQPKKWERYVSIYGSDSEESFIKRFCKEVKANGLLAVLRRGFKDRGIKFDVVYFKPASTDNPDTVKLYEENILHCTRQLHYSIFNENSIDIVLFLNGIPVVSMELKCQFTGQTIYNAIDQYKFDRASRDTIFQFRNRVLVHFAVDLFEVHMTTRLNGKSTYFMPFNQGSNGSGNVGGSGNPLNPNGYQTAYLWEKVLCKDRLMEILHKYMHLKKEDKKNADGKVIATEETLIFPRYHQLDVVTKLIEDVKKNGVGKNYLIQHSAGSGKSNSIAWLAYRLSGLHDNNNNPIYNSIIVVTDRRVLDSQLQDTIYQFDHVLGVVECIDKKKHAIDLRNAINAGKRIIITTLQKFPVIYKEIQIDGNFAIIVDEAHSSQTGEASKKLKKALANTDDILEEYRAVENETEENTKDDEDKILDELASHGRIDNLSFFAFTATPKEKTLQMFGDKQSDGTYRAFHIYSMRQAIEEHFILDVLKNYITYKMYYKIAKKVADDPDVDASRGAKEIAKYESLHPHNLAQKTAVMVEHFRNITKNKIGGRAKAMVVTSSRLHAVRYLFEFRRYIKEKGYKDLDVLVAFSGTVNDPDIPDSSFTEEGLNNDKQGNTIKEDQLKEEFHTDDFNMLIVAEKYQTGFDEPLLHTMFVDKKLSGVKAVQTLSRLNRTMKGKEDTFVLDFVNNAEDIQKSFQPYYEATVLEQETDPNVIYDLKNGLDSFQIYQTIEVEHFANIFYCKNNKNAQALLTGCIKPALDRYNAKEDKEREEFKSSIATFVRIYSFIIQVCRMYDKDMQKFFVYARFLSKCLPKGENKKVDLSDKLILEYYKLDKTFSGDIELEKTEGYVANIKGGIGGKEKKEDLLSVIIDKMNEKFGTTFSEQDKVLEQMKSDFAKDQKIVNAVKSDDKSLFKYLYEQKFKDVAVNRYEENDKFFMSLFSDEEKMKFIMNMMSDVVYKELKK, from the coding sequence ATGAATGAAGAAGAATTAAAAGAAAAAGCCTTTGAAGAAGCTATAGAGCAATACCTTATAACTGAAGGTGGGTATATCAAAGGTAATCCTAAGAATTTTAATAGAGAATTAGCTTTAGATACTTCTACTCTTATTGAGTTTATTAAAAAGACTCAGCCTAAAAAGTGGGAACGTTATGTGAGTATATACGGTTCAGATAGTGAAGAGAGTTTTATAAAGCGTTTTTGTAAGGAAGTTAAGGCTAATGGATTATTAGCGGTATTAAGACGTGGATTTAAAGATAGAGGTATTAAGTTTGATGTAGTATATTTTAAGCCAGCAAGTACTGATAATCCAGATACAGTGAAACTATATGAAGAAAATATACTTCATTGCACAAGACAGCTTCATTATTCAATATTTAATGAAAATAGTATTGATATAGTTTTATTTTTAAATGGTATACCTGTTGTATCTATGGAACTTAAATGTCAGTTTACTGGACAAACTATATATAATGCTATTGATCAATATAAATTTGATAGGGCAAGTAGAGATACTATATTTCAATTCAGAAACAGAGTATTAGTTCATTTTGCGGTAGATTTATTTGAAGTACATATGACTACAAGATTAAATGGTAAAAGCACTTATTTCATGCCATTTAATCAGGGGTCTAATGGAAGTGGAAATGTTGGTGGTTCTGGCAATCCATTAAATCCTAATGGATATCAGACAGCATATTTATGGGAAAAAGTTTTATGTAAGGATAGGTTGATGGAAATTCTTCATAAATATATGCATCTTAAAAAAGAAGATAAAAAAAATGCTGATGGTAAAGTTATTGCTACTGAAGAAACTCTGATATTTCCAAGATATCATCAGCTTGATGTAGTTACTAAATTGATCGAAGATGTTAAAAAGAATGGAGTCGGTAAGAATTATCTTATTCAACATAGTGCAGGAAGTGGTAAATCTAATTCTATAGCATGGTTAGCTTATAGATTATCAGGACTTCATGATAATAACAATAATCCTATTTATAATTCAATAATTGTTGTTACAGATAGAAGAGTTCTTGATAGTCAGCTGCAAGATACAATATATCAATTTGACCATGTTTTAGGTGTTGTTGAATGTATTGATAAGAAAAAACATGCTATTGATTTAAGAAATGCTATAAATGCAGGCAAAAGAATAATAATAACTACTCTTCAAAAATTTCCTGTAATATATAAAGAAATACAGATAGATGGTAATTTTGCAATAATTGTTGATGAAGCTCATTCAAGTCAGACTGGTGAAGCATCTAAAAAGCTAAAGAAAGCGTTAGCTAATACTGACGATATACTAGAGGAATATAGAGCAGTGGAAAATGAAACAGAAGAGAATACAAAAGATGATGAAGATAAAATATTAGATGAACTTGCATCACATGGAAGAATAGATAATTTATCATTTTTTGCATTTACTGCTACACCAAAGGAAAAAACTTTGCAGATGTTTGGAGATAAACAGTCTGATGGAACATATAGAGCATTTCATATTTATTCTATGAGACAAGCTATAGAAGAACATTTTATATTGGATGTATTAAAAAATTATATTACTTATAAAATGTACTATAAAATAGCTAAAAAAGTGGCTGATGATCCTGATGTTGATGCCTCAAGAGGTGCTAAAGAAATAGCAAAATATGAAAGCCTTCATCCACATAATTTAGCTCAAAAGACAGCTGTAATGGTAGAGCATTTTAGAAATATAACTAAAAATAAAATAGGTGGTAGAGCTAAAGCAATGGTAGTTACATCATCAAGACTTCATGCCGTAAGATATTTATTTGAATTTAGAAGATATATTAAAGAAAAAGGCTATAAAGATTTAGATGTACTTGTTGCTTTTTCAGGCACTGTAAATGATCCTGATATTCCAGATAGCAGTTTTACAGAAGAAGGATTAAATAACGATAAACAAGGAAACACAATTAAGGAAGATCAGCTAAAAGAAGAATTCCATACGGATGATTTTAATATGCTTATAGTTGCAGAAAAATATCAGACAGGATTTGATGAACCACTGCTTCATACTATGTTTGTAGATAAAAAATTAAGTGGAGTAAAGGCTGTACAAACGTTATCTCGTCTTAATAGGACAATGAAAGGTAAAGAAGATACTTTTGTACTTGATTTTGTAAATAATGCAGAAGATATTCAGAAATCTTTTCAGCCTTACTATGAAGCCACAGTATTAGAACAGGAAACAGATCCAAATGTTATTTATGATTTAAAGAATGGACTTGATTCATTTCAAATATATCAAACTATAGAAGTAGAACATTTTGCAAATATTTTTTATTGCAAAAATAATAAAAATGCACAGGCACTTTTAACTGGATGCATTAAACCAGCCCTTGATAGATATAATGCAAAAGAAGATAAGGAAAGAGAAGAATTTAAATCATCTATTGCTACATTTGTAAGAATATATTCGTTTATAATACAGGTTTGCAGAATGTATGATAAAGATATGCAGAAGTTTTTTGTATATGCCAGATTTTTAAGTAAATGTCTACCAAAAGGAGAAAATAAAAAAGTTGATTTATCTGATAAGTTAATTCTTGAATATTATAAGCTTGATAAAACTTTTTCAGGTGACATAGAATTAGAGAAAACAGAAGGCTATGTAGCTAATATTAAAGGTGGTATTGGCGGAAAAGAGAAGAAGGAAGACCTTCTCTCAGTCATTATTGATAAGATGAATGAAAAGTTTGGGACTACATTTAGTGAACAAGATAAAGTATTAGAGCAGATGAAGTCTGATTTTGCTAAGGATCAAAAAATAGTTAATGCTGTTAAATCTGATGATAAATCTTTATTTAAATATTTATATGAACAGAAATTTAAAGATGTTGCAGTAAATAGATATGAGGAAAATGATAAATTTTTTATGAGCTTATTTAGTGATGAAGAGAAAATGAAATTTATTATGAATATGATGTCTGACGTTGTTTATAAAGAGTTGAAAAAATAA
- a CDS encoding diguanylate cyclase, whose product MNRVLYDILNNVNEGIIILDQNLNVCFWNNYMEVLTEIENKKANGNNIYDILPNLNKKYFKEIINDALNNKVKMFFSAAMHKGLVNNEKKLNFKISSLQKNEARFLLLEFIDVTNKFAQIYLLKDYIKELHRINIELKEKEKVIKNLAYYDKLTGVANRTLFYEITEKHLEDMTRENKLLGLIFIDIDKFKDINDTYGQCRQLKRK is encoded by the coding sequence ATGAATAGAGTTTTATATGACATATTAAATAATGTTAATGAAGGAATAATAATTTTAGATCAAAATTTAAATGTTTGTTTTTGGAATAATTATATGGAAGTTCTAACCGAAATTGAAAATAAAAAAGCTAATGGTAATAATATATATGATATATTACCAAATTTAAATAAAAAATATTTTAAAGAAATAATAAATGATGCATTAAATAATAAAGTTAAAATGTTTTTTTCAGCAGCTATGCATAAAGGACTAGTTAATAATGAAAAGAAATTAAATTTTAAAATTAGTAGTTTACAAAAAAATGAAGCTAGATTTTTACTTCTAGAATTTATTGATGTTACAAATAAATTTGCACAAATATATTTATTAAAAGATTATATAAAAGAACTACATAGAATTAATATTGAATTAAAAGAAAAAGAAAAGGTTATTAAAAATTTAGCCTATTATGATAAATTAACAGGAGTTGCAAACAGAACATTATTCTATGAAATCACAGAAAAGCATTTAGAAGATATGACAAGAGAGAATAAATTATTAGGATTGATTTTTATAGATATTGATAAATTTAAAGATATAAACGATACGTACGGTCAATGTCGTCAACTTAAGAGAAAATGA
- a CDS encoding IS3 family transposase (programmed frameshift) yields the protein MVQHFEEEVKRKIVALHVEGRTIKSLVDEYKVSKASISNWVKQYRSECQTNQDLKSEYDYLTENKKLKKQLQEMQKENDFFKKSSGILCKGNRLMVYRFIDDNKQHFGVRWLLRRFSIYPNAYYNYKKARKQAYNDKKKSIYSTIEEIYHENNGVLGYRNMKIFLERKHIYLSCQTVHKYMNTDLKIYSIVRKKKPSYKHGKAYKKFPNLLNQDFTAAKINEKWCTDFTYITLANGQKRYNCSIVDLHDRSVVASLNGKEITSDLAIKTVKKAFAAQHITNNGNILLHSDQGTQFTSKEFVNFCKGNGITQSMSKAGYPYDNAPMERYFNTLKNELINLKYYHNDKELNSDIDNFAYVWYNHLRPHTFNNGLTPFEARYKKN from the exons ATGGTACAACATTTTGAGGAAGAAGTAAAAAGAAAAATAGTAGCTCTTCATGTTGAAGGAAGAACAATTAAAAGTTTAGTTGATGAATATAAAGTATCAAAGGCTAGTATTTCAAATTGGGTTAAGCAATACCGCAGCGAATGCCAGACAAACCAGGATTTAAAAAGCGAATATGATTATCTTACTGAAAATAAGAAGCTTAAGAAACAGCTTCAGGAAATGCAGAAGGAAAATGATTTCT TTAAAAAAAGCAGCGGCATTCTTTGCAAAGGAAATCGATTGATGGTTTATCGATTTATTGATGATAATAAACAGCACTTCGGTGTACGATGGCTGCTTAGACGATTTAGTATCTATCCTAATGCATATTATAACTACAAAAAAGCAAGAAAACAGGCTTATAATGATAAGAAGAAGTCTATATATTCTACAATAGAAGAAATCTATCATGAAAATAATGGTGTATTAGGCTATAGAAATATGAAAATATTCTTAGAACGTAAGCATATATATTTAAGCTGCCAGACTGTCCATAAATACATGAATACTGACTTGAAGATATATTCTATAGTTCGTAAAAAGAAGCCTTCTTACAAACATGGAAAAGCGTACAAGAAATTTCCTAATTTGTTGAATCAAGATTTCACAGCTGCAAAAATTAATGAAAAATGGTGCACTGATTTCACATATATTACACTTGCTAATGGTCAAAAAAGATATAACTGTTCAATCGTAGATCTGCATGACCGCTCAGTTGTTGCATCACTTAATGGTAAAGAAATCACGTCTGATTTGGCTATAAAAACAGTAAAAAAGGCATTCGCCGCGCAGCATATTACTAATAATGGTAATATATTACTTCATAGTGATCAAGGTACTCAATTCACGTCAAAGGAGTTTGTTAATTTCTGCAAAGGTAACGGTATAACGCAAAGTATGAGTAAGGCTGGTTATCCCTATGATAATGCACCTATGGAACGATATTTCAACACTCTTAAGAATGAATTGATAAATCTAAAATATTATCATAATGATAAAGAGCTTAATTCAGATATCGATAACTTTGCATACGTCTGGTACAACCACTTACGTCCACATACATTTAATAATGGTCTAACGCCATTTGAAGCAAGATATAAAAAAAATTAG
- a CDS encoding GGDEF domain-containing protein — MLKEATRESDVVVRYGGDEFLILLPNINKYDNYKHIVSRIANNKNKIINFYGKEINISLSMGISFYPKDGDNIDVLIKKADKAMYIAKKRNGEDCSECILSKFDL, encoded by the coding sequence ATACTAAAAGAAGCTACAAGAGAAAGTGATGTAGTCGTTAGATATGGCGGCGATGAATTTTTAATATTACTACCTAATATAAATAAGTATGATAATTATAAACATATAGTTTCAAGAATTGCGAATAATAAAAATAAGATTATAAATTTTTATGGAAAAGAAATTAATATATCTTTAAGTATGGGTATTAGTTTTTATCCTAAGGATGGGGATAATATTGATGTATTAATAAAAAAAGCTGATAAAGCTATGTATATTGCAAAAAAGAGAAATGGCGAAGATTGTAGTGAATGTATTTTAAGTAAATTCGATTTGTAA
- a CDS encoding type III toxin-antitoxin system ToxN/AbiQ family toxin, producing MEKLRLCKIKEEYINYLRKFDDKVLFNKKEKRIYIGIIHIINNVKYCIPLSSPKEKHKKMKNSIDFLKINGGYDGAINFNNMIPVLESVILNFDIMDEEKEGYRNILFNQVKFIKKNNKEIIEKADKLYKKVTIYKSNYLLKRCVDYRLLEEKSSIYLKREIKK from the coding sequence ATGGAAAAATTACGATTATGTAAAATTAAAGAAGAATATATTAATTATTTAAGAAAATTTGATGATAAAGTACTTTTTAATAAAAAAGAGAAAAGAATATATATAGGTATAATACATATTATTAATAATGTGAAATATTGTATACCCTTATCTTCACCTAAGGAAAAACATAAGAAAATGAAAAACTCAATAGATTTTTTAAAAATTAATGGAGGATATGATGGCGCAATAAATTTTAATAATATGATACCAGTATTAGAATCGGTTATATTAAATTTTGATATTATGGATGAAGAAAAAGAAGGGTATAGAAATATTTTATTTAATCAAGTAAAATTTATAAAGAAAAATAATAAAGAAATTATTGAAAAAGCAGACAAGCTTTATAAAAAGGTAACAATATATAAAAGTAATTATCTTTTAAAACGTTGTGTGGACTATAGACTTTTGGAAGAAAAAAGTAGTATATATTTGAAAAGAGAAATAAAAAAATAA
- a CDS encoding zinc-ribbon domain-containing protein: MQDKTIVCKDCGKEFVFTVGEQEFYKEKGFENEPVRCPDCRRARKQQNNRR, encoded by the coding sequence ATGCAAGATAAGACAATAGTATGTAAAGATTGTGGAAAGGAATTTGTTTTCACAGTTGGAGAACAAGAATTCTACAAGGAAAAAGGTTTTGAAAATGAACCTGTTAGATGCCCAGATTGTAGAAGAGCAAGAAAACAACAAAACAATAGAAGATAG
- a CDS encoding IS4 family transposase, translating into MKNTRLLSLILKETNDLITSSEYKEAYSLGNSFSRNRKLSFSNTVHFICSALRKSISSEIDNFIEDHKCLKFPSITKQAFSKARQNISPEAFNELCRLFVDKFYSINKNLNTWNGFNILAVDGTSLQVPDTKECGEYFGLSSNQNKTRTAIATASALYDVLNDIIVDSRITKYKTSERHIAKQHIESIGDKFCPRKSIVIFDRGYPSYDMFDYLNSKELLFLMRVSTSFKLAQSIDSPDFILKYKVKGEIKKIRVVKVKLSDEVTETLVTNIYDDTITPLKFKELYFLRWGVESKYKELKCSLKIEEFSGTKPIAIKQDFYVSIYLSMIAALIKKDADAAISNDNKDKDLNSIYQSNRNFILGQVFKRIIALLVKSRLRNKLLELILEKAIKIRSQIRCNRSCERKNKHPRKKHHHNIKSCF; encoded by the coding sequence ATGAAAAATACTAGATTATTATCTTTAATTTTAAAAGAAACAAACGATTTAATTACTTCAAGTGAGTACAAAGAAGCATACAGCTTAGGTAACTCATTCTCAAGGAATAGAAAACTATCCTTTTCAAATACGGTTCATTTTATTTGCTCCGCATTGCGAAAATCCATCTCTTCTGAAATTGATAATTTTATTGAAGATCATAAATGTTTAAAATTTCCGTCAATAACAAAACAAGCATTTTCTAAGGCAAGACAAAATATATCACCAGAAGCCTTTAATGAATTATGCAGACTTTTTGTTGATAAATTTTATAGTATAAATAAAAATTTAAACACTTGGAATGGTTTTAATATTCTAGCTGTAGATGGAACTAGTCTACAAGTGCCAGATACAAAAGAATGTGGTGAATATTTTGGATTAAGCAGTAATCAAAATAAGACAAGAACTGCTATTGCGACGGCGTCAGCCTTATATGATGTATTAAATGACATTATTGTAGATTCTAGAATTACTAAATATAAGACAAGTGAAAGACATATTGCAAAACAACATATAGAGTCAATAGGAGATAAATTCTGTCCTCGAAAAAGCATTGTTATTTTTGATAGAGGCTATCCTTCATATGATATGTTTGATTATTTAAATTCCAAGGAATTACTATTTTTAATGCGAGTATCAACATCTTTTAAACTTGCACAATCAATAGATTCCCCTGACTTTATTTTAAAATATAAAGTTAAAGGTGAAATAAAAAAAATAAGAGTAGTAAAAGTTAAGCTGTCAGATGAGGTGACAGAAACTTTAGTGACTAACATCTATGATGATACTATTACGCCTTTAAAATTCAAAGAACTCTATTTCTTAAGATGGGGCGTTGAATCTAAATATAAAGAATTAAAATGCAGTCTTAAAATCGAAGAATTTTCAGGTACTAAGCCAATTGCCATAAAGCAAGATTTTTACGTTTCTATTTATTTATCGATGATTGCAGCTCTTATAAAAAAAGATGCCGATGCTGCGATATCAAATGATAATAAGGATAAAGATTTAAATTCAATATATCAATCAAATAGGAATTTTATTTTGGGACAGGTATTCAAACGAATTATAGCTTTATTAGTTAAATCTAGATTAAGAAATAAGCTGTTAGAATTAATACTTGAAAAAGCTATAAAAATACGCTCACAAATACGTTGCAACCGATCTTGTGAGCGCAAAAACAAACATCCAAGAAAAAAGCACCATCATAATATTAAATCCTGTTTTTAA
- a CDS encoding restriction endonuclease subunit S, with protein sequence MTRKMKDSGVEWIDKIPEDWTVINFKYVFSLKKGLSITKENLLENGIKVISYGQIHSKYNSGVCLNDYLIRHVGEQYLESDGQCLASKNDFIFGDTSEDLDGVGNCAYIDSDESIFAGYHTIIVSPLHLLDSKYFAYLYKTDCWRSQLRSRVSGIKLFSITQKILKQTTVIMPSKEERCNIVKYLDKRCNKIDETIEKENLVIQKLKEYKQSAITEAVTKGLNPDAPMKDSGVEWIGEIPEHWSIVKLKQVFTFRKGLTITKENLVEKGIKVISYGQIHSKNNNGISIDDSLIRYVGNEYLETGKQSLVLKNDFIFADTSEDLDGAGNCVFVNLDEEIFAGYHTIIIAPIKRDIMQDWRYFAYLYKTDCWRSQIRSRVSGIKLFSITQKILKQTEVIMPDSKEQQEIIDYLDKKCSAIDKLISNKEKVIEKLTEYKKSLIYECVTGKREVQ encoded by the coding sequence ATGACTAGGAAGATGAAAGATAGTGGAGTTGAATGGATTGACAAAATTCCAGAGGATTGGACAGTAATAAATTTTAAATATGTATTCTCTTTAAAAAAAGGACTATCTATAACTAAAGAAAATCTTCTAGAAAATGGAATAAAGGTAATTAGTTATGGACAAATTCATTCTAAATATAATTCAGGAGTTTGTTTAAATGATTATTTAATTAGGCATGTTGGAGAACAGTATTTAGAAAGTGATGGTCAATGCCTTGCTTCAAAAAATGATTTTATTTTTGGTGACACGTCTGAAGATTTAGATGGAGTAGGAAATTGTGCATATATAGACTCTGATGAAAGTATTTTTGCTGGATATCATACGATAATAGTTAGTCCATTACATTTGCTTGATTCAAAATATTTTGCATATTTATATAAAACTGATTGTTGGAGGAGTCAACTGCGTTCAAGAGTTTCAGGAATAAAATTATTTAGTATTACACAGAAGATATTAAAGCAAACAACAGTTATAATGCCTTCAAAAGAAGAGCGATGTAATATAGTAAAATATTTGGATAAAAGATGCAACAAGATAGATGAAACAATAGAAAAAGAAAATTTAGTAATACAAAAGCTAAAAGAATATAAACAAAGTGCTATAACAGAAGCAGTTACTAAAGGATTAAATCCTGATGCACCGATGAAAGATAGTGGAGTAGAATGGATTGGAGAGATTCCTGAACATTGGTCAATAGTTAAACTAAAGCAAGTATTTACCTTTAGAAAGGGATTAACTATAACAAAAGAGAATCTTGTGGAAAAAGGAATAAAAGTAATTAGTTATGGACAAATTCATTCAAAAAATAATAATGGAATTTCAATAGATGATTCATTAATAAGATATGTTGGAAATGAATATTTAGAAACAGGGAAACAATCTCTTGTTTTAAAGAATGATTTTATTTTTGCAGATACATCTGAAGATTTAGATGGTGCAGGAAATTGTGTTTTTGTTAATTTAGATGAAGAGATATTTGCTGGGTATCATACAATTATAATTGCACCAATAAAGCGAGATATTATGCAGGATTGGAGATATTTTGCATACTTATATAAAACTGATTGCTGGAGAAGCCAAATACGTTCAAGAGTATCGGGTATAAAATTATTTAGTATTACACAAAAAATATTAAAACAAACAGAAGTAATTATGCCAGATTCTAAAGAGCAACAGGAAATAATAGATTATCTGGATAAAAAATGTTCAGCAATAGATAAATTAATATCTAACAAAGAAAAAGTAATAGAAAAATTAACAGAATACAAGAAATCATTAATATATGAATGTGTTACTGGTAAAAGGGAGGTGCAGTAG
- a CDS encoding response regulator → MLQLYFITTINPDYAFLDLLMPKLNGQELLKLIKEFNKDAKIFIVSADVQKSIRTEVEKNKIMGFINKPFNEEKAKLISEMIRKDFNE, encoded by the coding sequence ATGTTACAACTTTACTTTATCACAACAATTAATCCTGATTATGCATTCTTAGATTTACTAATGCCAAAATTAAATGGACAAGAGCTACTAAAACTAATAAAAGAATTTAACAAAGATGCAAAAATATTTATAGTATCTGCAGATGTACAAAAAAGCATAAGAACAGAAGTTGAAAAAAATAAAATTATGGGTTTTATTAATAAGCCATTCAATGAAGAAAAAGCTAAATTAATATCTGAAATGATAAGGAAGGATTTCAATGAGTAA